The region ATGGTTCCAGGAGAGCAGAATGTCATGAGAAAGTGAAGTACCCAGGCAGAATCTTAGAATGGCATCTCATTGAGATAATATGGACCACAGAAACATCTTAAGCCAGTGGACtcttttacaaatgtattaagAGTCAATCTTTTGTACAAACATGGCTTTGTTCTCTTAGTAAAGTACCTCTTCTGTTCTGTACCTTAAACCGCTAAACCACAAACTAACCTCAGCTCATGCACCATCAACATTTATATCATGACCATTCTCTGTCCTATCACGCTACTAAAAATGGCCTGCAGTGAAAGATAGAATTATACTGCCAATTAAAGTGTTTACCACAAGAAAAGTTTAAACGTCGAAGTGTTAAACTACCTGAGCTTgaaaataatctattttaatACAGTAAATTACTTTTTGCCTTTGTATAAGAGCTcatagaaaagacaaaataatattatGACATAGATCATTTAAGATCAGTTTTATTTAGTTAGTGTAAACACTGAAGATCTTTTTAGACTAAACTCACATAATCATCTTCCTGGGCTATACTATACTTATCATAACACTTGGTGACTCATCCATTCCATTTAATGACTTCACCACTAATGCATTTTTAGTCATCTTTTATATCTAGATCACACCTCTGTGCAGCCCCCGGCCATTGTCTCTCTCCTACGGACTTATTGTTCAGAGATTCTGGCTTGTCGTGTTGACAGTGTTTCTTCTAATGTATACACAAAGGTGCCTCTGCTCAGCCAAGCTCAGCACAACAAGATGTACCGACAGCAAAGGAAATTACCAAGAATACTGTGgcagtgacatcatcaacaaCCTGCAAGCAGTCTTCAGTAGAGTTTATAGTCAAGTTTGCAACGCAATGTAGCACAAATTTGAACGGaaatctgcaaaagaaaacTAATTGATGCACTTTTCCATCCAATACTGTTATGCCCATGATTATAAGGATTCATGAGCATTGAAGAAGATGATGGCCCAGAGTTTTTTTTACGAGAGAATTATAAATGCGCatacaaatatgttttcttgCAAACCTTAGTCACTCATCACATGTGCCTACCGGTTGTGAGTAGTTCAGTCAAAGAGTAAAGAGTAAGTTTATGTAGACTTTCCTCACAAAATGAATATGGAGGAGATTCTCACAGCTGCAAAGCTCCAGAAACACATTCGACaactttgcattttttaagttgCAGGTGGATTTTCTTTGTGCTGCACATGTATCACATCATTTCCTGTTCTTACAAAACATTAAGTATTTTGGTTTCTTGAGTACCAActgcaaaacaataaactacaaataaagcatatactgtatacagtgAGTATGTAGTATGGAACTGGGACAAAGCtatggttttattttaagtttatttgaAAGGAAAAATTATCAAGTAATTCagaaacaattttcttttttaaataacgaGGAATATCTAAAAGAAATGAACTGAATTTTGTGTAGCATCGATATGCGGATTCTATTTTCCTATCCTCTTAATCTTCAGGTTTGTTATTCGAACGCTGGTGAGGGTCCCTCCCCCCGTGGTTGGGAAACACATGATGTAAGGATTATTAAATGGCTAGCTTGCACCTgaaattcaaaaacaaacatttacttcTGAGCTTAACGAAACTCAGCGACGTTTGGATGGAAATCCACAGCTGTGCATGTTCAATAATTTTATAACTTTAATGTAAAATTAACAAATATAAGTTAAACAAACTTAACCAAATATACATATAGCAGCAAGCGTCAGCTTCAAATGTGATGATTCATTTCATATCTGTGAGACTTCTCTCTCTGAACCCTCAATCTGACGGTTTAGGACTCTTGCTACTCAGCTGAAGAGCTCAGCTTCCTGTTGAGCAAATGAACAGGAGGGAAGTTAGCAGGCTGTCAGCGGGTAAACCAATTTCACACATGAGACGCAACGCACAGGGACAACCACACCAAATATATTTGCTCTCCCCATGCAggtgcatctctctctctctctctctctctctctctctctctcgctctctgccTATGAAGCAGCCAAATGTgagatctttttttctccctcctgtaTCTTAAATACAATGAAGCTCTGTAGCCGAGAGCTATAGAGAATCTAGGGGACATACCTGAGTCAAGTGGTGCTTGaaatcatttgaaaaacaacaaaagttgtTTAACACTGCTTAAAGAAAGACGTCGCCTCAAGGCCTCAGACTTAATCAAACAGTTTCAGAGAAAAATGGAACTATATTACTTTTGATTCTAAAGACTGACTTATCTTTTGCAGACCTACTTCACCACTTGAAGCACAGCCCCGCGTTTTATTCTCCAGGAGAGCTATTAGGAGGAGACTTAATCCGAGGCcagaataaaatgttacatCCAGACATTTATGAAAACGTAAGCCAGACCCCATCTATCTCCTCCAATGGGAGCCATTAGCCAGGTATATTCAGATGAATCTCCTGCAGAAGGCCTCTCTCTAGCCTacctctctcccttctcttttttttttccctgacaCTCTCCGTCTCAGCGGGACTCTTAGAAAGATTGGTTACCTCTATCTCGGTCTGTCCTTCCCTCAGACACAATCtacctctccccctcctcctcttcttctctttgccCCTGTCTTTCTCAGTGGGACTTTTAGAGAGATCTGCCCTGAATCCTGAATTACTCCTCTGCAGTATTAATGAAGGGAAAGCTGAAAATTTGAAGCTGACACTGACACGAGGGGGAGAGCTGGAGTAGTGACGTTTAAGACAGAGACAGAACGATGGATTGGAGGCAGAGAatggagagagtgaggaagagatGTCTTCTGGAAACAACAATTCTGTCTATGttcacttttctctttcttttgttccaCAGACGCACCCAAATTGAACCACATCTCTGCAAAATTAAACTGAGAGCAAAAGGGCAAGAGGACAAGAGAAGACTCtagaagacaaagagaaagaaaacagttaagGGAACACCAAGCAGCATTAACAAACTTGGCTGAAGTGAGGATTTCGGCTTTTTCATCCTGCATCAAGATCATCATCGGGGCCCTTTCACAGAAAACCTTCTCATAAACAAATGAGATTTTGGATTTGTTTAAAGAATGCGTTGGCTTTGTAACCATCTCAGAGGGCACTTCAAGGAAGGAGGCATACATGAAGTCACCCTCCATGCTTCCACTGTTTCCATTTAACATAAACAACACAAGCCTGAGCGCATACACAAGCCTCATCAGATAATCTGTAAACTCTGATctttagaagaagaaaacaggagCACATGAAAGTTCAACGTCAAGTTGTTAAAAAAgtgaagctggaaccagatTACGTAAAAAGTACTTTCATCTTAAATTAACACTGTATCTTAATTACCAGATGTATATCCTGCTGCCTAATATGCACATTTATTGACCTAAAAACTTCACAACCCTCTAAAAGATTTATTTCAACTTTACAACTGCCAGACATACTCAATTACGAGGAGTCACAGCTCTGTATCTTGAAGCCATGGACGGGACAACAGAGAGCATCCAGGATTTTTTCAACCAACTTTGGAGCTTTgccacagacaaacacaaccAGGGGGTGTATAACACTGTCTGCCTGGTGGTCCTCTTAACTCTTCCCCTGCTGGTCCTCCTTACCACTTTGGTGGTGtgctgccactgctgctgctgtcgccATGCcaactgctgctgttgctgcaaaGACACCCTGGCAACCACAAGGTCAGAAacgaagaagaaaaataattctaCTGAAGACTTGTGGATTTCTGTAAAGACAGGGCCGATGACGCCTGACAGGGTCGCCCTGGCCATGGAGTaggaattcatttttatttttattttgagatttCTGATGCTTGAACAGTTGGTGCAGTGGCGCAATGATGGAGTATCTCAAAAGTGTAAAACTCAAACTAGCTTGGACTCAAAAGACATTGTTCAAACTAACGGGAGGGACCTCACATTGTAATGGGCACAGATTTAGCTGAAATATGTAAACAGAGTACAGATTCTTGTCATTATGTATTAATAATGCTGTGTGTGAAGAATGTTTACAACATTTTGTATGAGCTTTTAAATGTGTGGTACATAACGGAAGAAATATGCAGAGGCATGAACATacctgcaaatgtgtgtgtgtgcgtgtatgtgtgtgcgtgtgtgagtggaTTATAGAGAGGGTGTGTTATTGAGAGCACTTTGTTCTTAGAGCTCCCATGTGAAATTCAGTGCGCCTGTAtttaggagagagagaacaattTAAGGCCGGCCCAGCGTTCAGATGGCTGTAATACTGCCCACTTTTTTCCCATCCAGGCTGCAATCTAGACTCATGATTGAGTATCACTTCTAAAAACAAGCCACTGACGCTTAAAAGTTTTGAAGAAAACTATAACTTTGATTTCTTTCCGCCTATCTTACATTATACTTAATATGATAGAGTGTAGGCCacatgaaataaagttttattagttattatgtTTAAATGCCACAGCATTCAGGTTAAGTTAGCCTTAAATGCACAATTCATAATTTGAGGAAAAACCCCAAAAGGTAAAACATAATATTGAAATCTGTTATCCTTCCCAAATTGATTGGCAGATATTTTAATGCACTGATTAACACTAGACAACAACCATAGTCAGTAATGTTTTCTGGACCTGTATCTATGGAAGTTTGGGATTTAAGTGAAATACAAAAACGAAAATGATTCACTTTGCCTCCTACTAGCAAACAAGAGTAAATctaaaaatgcttaaaaattCTCTTTCATTTAAGAGATCTTTATCTTCACTGTATGTTTGCATGCACATTTCCTATTATTTCATCACTGTATATCAAAACATATGATTGTTGTTGAGTTGTTAATTTCGCATGTTAATTGCTACTTGAGATATTAAAATGACCATTTCATATCATAGAGTaacatgcagatttttttttattattatcttaaatTGTCCCTAGAGTGTTTTAAAGCGAAATTCTTCGATGTTTGACCAGCGCTGGCCCAGGTTTGTTTAGATCAATCATGtttacacattcatttaaatacatttgagaaACTAACAATCTCTAAATCTAAGTCAAACTATTAAACTTTGGATGTTATTAACcgtccaaaatatatatatatatatatatatatatatataagaaataagtttaaaaagtattcaaaGCTTTTTCTGAACTAAGttaacatatattaaaatattcagtGGAGAGAAACCCAGACATAATCAAATGATTTGGGCTTCAAGTGGATTGTGCCTGAAGGCTCATATTTTCTTTAAGTGTATGACATCTCAAAGCCCAATTAAGCAGAAGCGTCTCAGTAGTATCATCATGTTCAGGCATTAGCTTACACTGACACTAAGTTGATCTTCTTGCTCAAGTGCTGCTGGGAAAACAGGCCCCAACTCATTTCATTAATGCTCAGACACATACATTCCCATGTGGAAATTTGGGTTTGTCTCTTCTGCTTGAtgttcagagagagaaacagtatTTGTTGAGCTTAATTTGAAAGCTTGCCctgcaaaataaaagcctcGGTAGGCTGCTGTCGCCCACACTGAACGGTTTACCAAGAAATGACATCATAGACATGTTCAGCGGTTGGCTGATCATGTCACTGCGGTTTGTATGTGTCAGAGAAAGAACAACAGTCAGTTTACAAAGTTCCCATTCATTATTACAGACTGTGAAAGGCTGTCTcacatgataaaaaataagCAGTAGATAAAAGAGAAGTAAGGTCCAGAAATActtctttgctttcttgccaagagtcaGACGAGAAGCTTGATACCACTCACAAGACTGTATGGTAAATAtttagctggttagcttagcttagcacaagaCTGGAAGCAGGAAGAAACAGCTAGCCGAGctcaaaatgaataattaataatgaacaATGAACacgttatatcttgtttgttttatccgtagaaaaatatatatatgtgtgtgtgttagaataCACATTAAGTatacaaaacaacatcaactagattataaaatacaaacaggCTCTGTGTTGCTTTGTGATGTTAAGCGTAGTCTTGACTTCTCTCACTTTGAACAgatcttattatttttacaagAGGAAGTATGTTAATCAGTTACAGGAATCAAAAGGCAGGGActataaaatatgtatgttttgtatatgttttgctttttcctTGTGATCAGAGGGAACGGAGGTGGGAGCATTTCTCATCTGTTTGAACATCTGTTTGAACAGCAAATCTGCCGTCCTATGTAGTTTTCTATACAATAGCACCCCTTTTTTGATCCCATCCAATTATGCATGACATTGTATATTTAgtacatgttttctgttttttcagtaGTTGAACAAAATGCTAAGGtgattctttcttttaaatgatgAGCCTGGCTCGGCTTTTTGATTGTGGCTCTGCATGCATAATTTATCCTGACATAAAGCGATACAATGATAAAGGACAGCACAACCTGGaagatgacagagagagaaatcaagtttttttttttttagctttgtggAATCTCATCTTTCTGTTTGTGATGTTAACTGAAGTAAACAGAGCCTTTGAGTTTTGACATAAAGTCATTATctttgtgtgtgaacatgtcATATACTGTATCGCACAGGCCTCTTCATTCAACATGGCTCAGACAATGTGCTCACAAAACTTCAATGTTTTTTACAgccaatgcatttattttgagcATACAGGAACAAAGCTCTTCGTCATTTTTGCAAACTGTTACCACTGAAATGTGACTGACTATATAtagttgagaaaaaaacaacaacagagagccGTATTTGTTTGTGGCGCAACCACACACAGCATGACATCTACCTAAAAATGTTCCTATTACACTAAAATCCACTTTTACTGCAGTGAATTATGGAAAATAAGTAGATAAAAACGGTGGAGGATGTTATAAgctgtgtaaataaacaaaaacaaaagctgcagaGGCAATGCAATTAATAAGCATTTGTGCCTCTAGTGATCTTCATGAACATGTAATTTTCATCATCGCTTTGATGGCCGTAGCCGAGCAATCTTTGATGCAAGTAATCAGTTTGGCTTGAGGAGCAATTAAGGCTCAGACATGTACTTTGGAAAATTGTTGCATCTCAGTTTCATCTCTTAACCTGCGAGATATATTTGTCAAAGCATTAGCATAACTTAACCAGAAGTTTGTTACTTTCTAACGCCTGAGGTGTTAAAATTATACTTCAGAACTTGTCATCTTTCCACTGCTGTCTCTCCCATTCGATCAGGAGGTGTATCTAACTCCCTGACAAATCGTTTTTTATCACTGATGTGCCTAGCCAATTAGATGTGGTAAATTGTACGAAACAATCACTGTGTTGACAGCATATTTAACACTTTCAGTTGAGTGGTTCCCAGCCATTGTTGAGTACTTAACCCATCATGGTTTATCTGACATCTACCAGTATCCCCATTGGCACATTTGTGACTTAGCATGAGAAGTACATGTAAATAGACACATTCAAGTCATTCAGCCAGTTAAATGGAACGTAAACTAAGCAGGCCAGCCAGCTGTGGCTCTTGACATTTGCTGTAAGAGCATCATTTAGTAAGAGGTGCATTCGACACCTCTACATAGGCTACGCAGGGATTGGAAGAGTAGGCTGTTAGAATATTATACTCAAATAAAAGTGTGGGTATATTGTTAAAGTAAAGAAGGgctacaaaatatatatttcattaaatgtcAATGTACACCAGTGGAAGAGCATCACACCACTGGGCCTTGATGTCAAAACCAacagtacattttatttctacaaaTGGTACTTTGCATGCAACTGATTATCTATTATGAATATACTTCCACCTTTCCTCTCCATAGATTAACTAGAATTAACCAGAAAAGAGGACTCtgcatacaataaaaaaatgagaacAATGACTGACAATAAATCAGAAGTCACTGCGGCAGGTGTAACAAGCCATAGCCACAACAATTTAAATAACCtgacacttctttttttaacagcatATCATCAAGGCAGCCAACACAAAGATGTATAATAAACTATATAGACACGTCAGCCCCAAATCACTATATAGAGAAACTGCAagtagcgcacacacacatatacacacacacatatacacacacaaaacactatGTTGCTAGGCAACGCAGACAAAGAGTTTGTTGTTGTAGGCTACTCACCTATCTGAATGTCCATCTGACAGCCTTGAGCACATCCAAGTCCTCCACAGTCTGCTCCAGGTCTAACTTCTCTTCTCATTCATTATCAAAGCAAaatataaccagtccactcagcctctctgtcccagtgtaaccagtccactcagctgAATAAGGCTCTGCAGTCATATCAGGGGTTATTGTCACAACTAAGTTAGTTAGTCAAACACCTCATGATGGTAGAATAGAAGTCACCACAGTGAACAATTCACcattaacatgttagcatttagcaagatggacctgtgtgtgtgtgtgtgtgtgtgtgtgtgtgtgtgtgtgtgtgtgtcattcgtGTCATTCGTGTCACTTTAATGTGCTCTCCCGTGGGCGTTAAACCAGTGCACCCCCCCCctatgaagatttttttaatgaacatatTCCTATTGTggtgcaggaatgagtcctaaaactaattaaaattaattaattaaatgagcTTTCAGTTCCcttgtctcaaagtcaatgggttGTGTGAATGAGTTTCTGttgatgcctgaaataaggatTGATAAGTCTTTgattaacacaagcttaagagattttaaagGTTTTGTTCTACAATGTAAAATATGCCAGTAAATATCCCTTTTGTGAATTTTGAGGCTTTTAATTTTCGTAAAAAAAGTTGCTAACAAGtagctaaatgagactacaaaatgtCTAAACAGCCTTCACAGCGTTGAGTTTACTCCTGCAACCACAGAGTAGATCGTTCATAACAATGTTAGCTTCAACTTCTGCTGATTGCATTGaagcttcaaaaatcataaatgaGCATAAACTTATAGAACTTATTTTcatcaataatttaaaatccaatggaaaaagaaaataattgggGGAGAGGGAGCAAGTGTGATGCTAACCTCCGAGGGTTAGCCTACAAAAATAGGTCATCCCTGCACCTCTCTGTATAAAATACCCTTTAATGCAAGACTTTTCCCCATTATCTTGTGATGAGTCTGTggtattttctgtgttttcagttgcGTTTTGACAAATAGAAGTTCATTCCAAagtctcttctttttctctctctgcttctcgcCTATCTGGTCTATACTTCTCTCTTTCCATGAACAGCTCACACGCCAACCCTAAGAACAAACACTCCCTTGTTACAACAGTTCCCTTctggaaaaaacacatcacactgaACCCAAGGTGTAAGTTTTACCGAAGTCACATGGGCAGACAAATGGGTTATATACTGTAGcatatactgtacagtatgtgaccACACAGAGTcgacacacagaaagaaagagagagagaggctctttctcccctctctgtttgTGCTGCCACTAAGCAAACCACTTCCCTCTCAGAGCAATGGCAGGAACCTAATCTCCTTAAAGTAATTTGCAATCACTGTGGCTGAAAAGGCCTTTCGCATCAATGACCTTTTGtgagacatttcatttcaaagttgaaatgaaatgctatgcaaaaaatatttgttgccAAATTTTCCACTCAGCCCTCTCACTCTCCCATTTAATTCAGACTAACAAAcactcaaaaaacattttctttttacttcttcattttgtctttgttgaagACACGGCATTCTTGAAGTGGTGTGGTAATTGTTTGAATAGATCAAATCttataaatgtatctttttttgtgtgtttaaatagtGTAATGTGTTGGGAATATACTATTTTTAGCAGCTGTGTAAAAATGGTTCCTGTTCAGACAGTGAGTGAGCTGTTGCTGTCTGCAGATCATGAGATGCAAAATTGGGAAACTGTTGTGAGACCAGATGGCAAACAGTCATCAGTCCCTGTAAGTACAGTTGCTCAATTCAGTATGATGAAAGTGTTGCATTGTGGAACACTGTACTTCTAGACAGAGAAACTAGCAGTGTGTCATCACTCACTGAGCAATTCAATTGTAACGCGTCATCCATGTTTCATAAGAGATTAATACAGTAAATTCAAACTGAGGAAACTCCATGTGCTCATGAACACTTAGATTTTGTTGAAATTCAGGCAAAAAAGCTTATAAGttgattttgtaaaataagtaatgTAACTTATCTTTGTGAGATGTTTTTCATCAAACGTAAAGCTACTAACAGCCTGCTGTAATAGTTGTAATAATAAAGTGATTGAGTGATTTTGTGAACACTCACAGTCCCCAAAAGGATGAATCCAATGAATTTGGTAACCCACTCTTTTCctttagtttgacattttgaaataaaatgtctcaacaactattggatggaatgttatGAAATTTGGGACAGATTTTCCACCAGAAATACTTAAAGAACTGAGTGTCCCTTATCTCTTTATCTattgccatcatcaggtcaaagttGCAGCcgcacagagctgctggcacATCTGTAGAATTTTCATCTTGTGTTATCTCCAGATGGATTGAGTGATATGTTAATATAGCACTACAGTGGCAGTTAAAATGTATAAACCCCGTCCTCCACCACTCCAAAAAATAGGCTTTTTGCTTATTAATCTGTTTGTTCAATCTGTATCCTTTAAGGCTATAGAAAATGACAGTATCTCAAAGTAtcaaaacctttatttatttacttattaagTGAATGTGTGGCACAAATATGATTCGGCAGTTAGAATGTTAGTCTGACAATACAATTAGTATAACGAAATAGATTCATATACAGGTTTTTAAATTCTGTAGTGACGGTCTTCATTTCTGACCTTGAAAATCCTAACTGAGGATTGGTTGGAATAAAGGCTTATGGGCCATGAAGTTTTAAAAGACATCTTAGTGAATGCAAAATGTATGCGGAGCAGAGACTTGAGATCAATTCTGGCAGGTCAGCAGAATTTTTGATTGATGTGCTCCATCATTGTCTCATACACCAACAGTTTGtaagaaatgtgtaaaaatgtaataatgtaataaagtcaaagtcaaagcaaAATTAATAACCTTTGTCAGCTTTTCAGATTGAAAACAAGGGTTTGTTCATTAAGTCCCTGAGGATGGGGCAAACACACTTCATCCTTATTGACGTTTGATGTAGGCACATCACATTGATTGATATACGATGTCGGTGTCTTATGAATGTAAAGCAGGAGCAATATGGTCATTCAAGACAGCCATCCATTGTTATTCTCTGGCTCGTCCCACACACACTAATGTGATGTGACAGTGTTTGCGGCAGCGACAACTAAATGTGACACAGCCAGCCAACGTCATAGTCAATAAACTCATGGCATTTACTTGCTTATCGttcacaaaacactttttcatttatgttgttATGACATTACTACTTTACACAAGAAAAGTTACTACTCAAATTCTTCATacgacaaaaaataaacaaatatgataCAAAAACCTGGGCTGCTGCCCTGAGGTTCAACATGAAGTTGAAATGAATGCAGTAATTGGAGGAAAATTTGGATTTTCTTCCATCCGAATTTAACTAAATCTACTGTTTCCtgatttataataaatgttacTACCAGAATCAGTGAAACATAAGTTTTTAAGAATAACTGTTGCATTATAACTGATAAGACTAAACTGTTAATGTTCCCTttactttaaaacaacacaaaggccTTTTTCTATTCGCCGCTTTCCCAAAACCACTTTATGTACGAGTTTCTGATTTATCTAATTGtttacaaacagataataagtTACTATTGCATATCggcatttctcttttttcccaaAGAAGTGTACATATTGTCCAAGAGTTGAGACACATAATTGCATGTGGACCAGTGGGGACAtatgtatgtgcatatgtagttaaaaaatgaaatctagCAGGATGGCGGTTTAATGGGATTGCTGACGACTGTCGTGGTTCTAGTGGGACGTGCTCTATTATTTCTTTTGGAGGTTTGTGGTTCTGCTCTTCTCTCTGGCCATCAACGATCGCCTCTTCCTGCTGGACAAGGCTCCCAGAGGTCGGATCTTCATCTCGGTGAAGTCTAGGGACACCAGATGGCCCTTCCACGGTTCCCAGTTCACTCCCTGACAGCGGCGCAGCAGATTGAGCGAGAAGGAGATCGAAGAGGGAAACACAAAGCATAGTTAGAAGGTGATGTTGGAGTGATGAAGGAAAAGGGAGAGGGGAAATGAGGAGACAAGAAAAGGATGGGAGACAGAGTCACAGAAGAGGCAGGCAGCAATGACTGACAGGCAGAATGACAAACACTAATAAACACCAGCCTCTGGCTTCATTTCATGCGAGTACAAACTCGTTTTGACTGTTATTGCATTTTGCCGACAAACATTGCGGGAGACATCTGCAGCGGCAATATTATGGATGAAATCTCGACAAGAGCAGAGAAATCCCATGGCATTTTCTTCAGTATCACACTCCCTTAGACATAATAACTGTTGTTGTTACCCTATCAGCCTGGCAAAAACACTTATAGTTTATAGCTGgtgtgagaaatgtgttttcttatcACTGCTGATGGATTGAGGCCATTTCTGCTTCATCTCGAcaatctgaaacaaaacaactaagAGTGGGCTGGGGCATAGTTGTCTTTGATTGCTGACCAGGGAACAGCCTCCCGGTCAGCTCTCTTATTTTGGGGGCCTTTTTTTGCAGCATGTTTTGAAAGAACTCCAAATAACATGTTGTTCTTGTTGTGCATCACTTACGCAGTAGAAAACTGAGACAGGAGAAGCAGCTTGTTATGAGAAGTAGTCGTACAACTGCTAACTGTATTTCCTTTAGCACAATGAAACACGAAGagaaaaatacagcaaaacTTCTCCTTGA is a window of Anoplopoma fimbria isolate UVic2021 breed Golden Eagle Sablefish chromosome 3, Afim_UVic_2022, whole genome shotgun sequence DNA encoding:
- the LOC129088910 gene encoding uncharacterized protein KIAA0040 homolog — protein: MDGTTESIQDFFNQLWSFATDKHNQGVYNTVCLVVLLTLPLLVLLTTLVVCCHCCCCRHANCCCCCKDTLATTRSETKKKNNSTEDLWISVKTGPMTPDRVALAME